The Polyodon spathula isolate WHYD16114869_AA chromosome 3, ASM1765450v1, whole genome shotgun sequence genome has a segment encoding these proteins:
- the zgc:112332 gene encoding retinol dehydrogenase 12 — MSAIRNFFCRPWSSDARLEGKTVIITGANTGIGKETALDLARRGARIIMACRDMEKAEGAQKEIIAESGNENIIVKKLDLSDTKTIREFAEQINKDESQVNILINNAGIMMCPYSKTKDGFEMQFGVNHLGHFLLVHLLIDLIKKSPPARIVNVASVAHRWGTMNFEDINSEKSYDSMKAYGQSKLANILFTRELAQRLEGTGVTTYALHPGIVNTELGRHLNCAKKMAMQVVRPFTKSSIKGAQTSIYCAVEPGLERETGGYYSDCAPASSSRNATDVEVAKKLWAVSCHMLGITWD, encoded by the exons ATGAGTGCTATAAG AAACTTCTTCTGTCGTCCGTGGTCCTCTGATGCCAGGCTTGAAGGAAAGACTGTGATAATAACTGGTGCCAACACTGGCATTGGTAAAGAGACTGCCCTGGATTTAGCCAGGAGAG gGGCAAGAATTATTATGGCCTGCAGAGACATGGAAAAAGCTGAAGGTGCACAAAAAGAGATCATTGCAGAGTCTGGAAATGAAAACATCATTGTAAAGAAACTGGACCTGTCTGACACCAAGACGATCAGGGAATTTGCAGAACAAATTAACAAAG acgAGAGTCAGGTTAACATTCTCATTAATAATGCTGGGATCATGATGTGTCCATACTCCAAGACAAAGGACGGCTTTGAGATGCAGTTTGGCGTCAACCACTTGG GACACTTTTTGCTCGTCCACTTGCTGATTGATCTGATAAAGAAATCTCCTCCAGCCAGAATCGTTAACGTCGCCTCGGTTGCACACAGGTGGGGAACAATGAACTTTGAAGACATTAACAGTGAAAAAAGCTACGATTCAATGAAAGCCTATGGACAGAGCAAACTGGCAAACATTCTCTTTACACGTGAGCTGGCACAAAGGCTGGAAG GAACGGGTGTGACGACATATGCCTTGCACCCTGGGATTGTAAATACGGAGCTAGGAAGGCACCTAAACTGTGCTAAGAAGATGGCAATGCAAGTGGTCAGACCTTTCACCAAGTCATCAATAAAAGGCGCTCAGACCTCAATCTACTGTGCAGTAGAACCAGGGCTGGAAAGGGAAACTGGAGGATATTACAG TGACTGTGCCCCTGCATCTAGCTCAAGAAATGCTACAGATGTTGAGGTAGCTAAGAAACTCTGGGCCGTCAGCTGTCATATGCTAGGAATAACATGGGACTGA
- the sec61g gene encoding protein transport protein Sec61 subunit gamma, with amino-acid sequence MDQVMQFVEPSRQFVKDSIRLVKRCTKPDRKEFQKIAMATAIGFAIMGFIGFFVKLIHIPINNIIVGG; translated from the exons ATGGACCAGGTTATGCAGTTCGTTGAACCCAGTCGTCAGTTTGTGAAGGACTCCATTAGACTTGTCAAAAGGTGTACAAAGCCAGACCGAAAAG AATTCCAGAAAATTGCCATGGCAACGGCAATTGGTTTTGCAATTATGGGATTCATTGGCTTTTTCGTGAAACTTATCCACATCCCCATCAACAACATCATTGT tggtgGTTAA